The following DNA comes from Alphaproteobacteria bacterium.
CGAAGACGAAATTCGAGCGGAACAAGCCGCACTGCAACATTGGGACGATCGGCCACGTCGACCATGGCAAGACGTCGCTGACGGCCGCGATCACGAAGGTGCTGGCTGAGTCGGGCGGCGCCACGTTCATGGCGTACGACCAGA
Coding sequences within:
- the tuf gene encoding elongation factor Tu (EF-Tu; promotes GTP-dependent binding of aminoacyl-tRNA to the A-site of ribosomes during protein biosynthesis; when the tRNA anticodon matches the mRNA codon, GTP hydrolysis results; the inactive EF-Tu-GDP leaves the ribosome and release of GDP is promoted by elongation factor Ts; many prokaryotes have two copies of the gene encoding EF-Tu), encoding MTKTKFERNKPHCNIGTIGHVDHGKTSLTAAITKVLAESGGATFMAYDQ